The bacterium DNA segment ATTTTAAAAAAAGTCTTGACGGCAAATGGCGTAAATGCTATACTAATAGCGTTAACGAAAACAACAGTTCTAATTTTATAAAGCGAAAGGAGGGATATCAGTAATGAATAAATCGGAGTTAATCGAGATTGTGGCAAAAGAGACTTGCACCAAGGTTGAGGCAGCCAAAGCCGTCAGCGGCGTGTTTGATGCCATTGCCAAAGCTTTGAAGAAGGGCGACACGGTTACTTTGGTGGGATTCGGAACCTTCTCGGTCA contains these protein-coding regions:
- a CDS encoding HU family DNA-binding protein, with protein sequence MNKSELIEIVAKETCTKVEAAKAVSGVFDAIAKALKKGDTVTLVGFGTFSVKKRKARIGRNPQTGKEIKIAAKKVPAFKAGKELKETVR